The following proteins are encoded in a genomic region of Methanoculleus bourgensis MS2:
- the cofE gene encoding coenzyme F420-0:L-glutamate ligase, producing MTRLSYSVYGLATPLVRAGDDMAAHILAAAERSECGGLQAGDIVVVAESAVATAEGRVARLDDIEPSPEALRLAEDYQMDPRLVEVVLRESDRVVGGIPGFLLCMKNGTLLPNAGIDASNAPSGSVVLLPVDPDATAARIRAGIAERTGADVGVIIADSRTHAMRLGCCGVAIGCSGIPSVLDERGKQDLFGRELEVTKRAVADCIASAAELVMGEANECVPAVVVRGTGLPVGDYAGVATIDASECLFMGVALHADPSLLVDGKGKP from the coding sequence ATGACGAGGCTATCATACTCTGTGTACGGTCTTGCGACCCCCCTGGTCCGGGCCGGGGATGATATGGCGGCGCATATCCTCGCAGCCGCCGAACGCTCGGAGTGCGGGGGGTTGCAGGCAGGGGATATCGTGGTCGTCGCTGAGTCGGCCGTGGCCACCGCCGAGGGGCGGGTCGCGAGACTGGACGATATCGAACCCTCGCCCGAAGCGCTCCGGCTTGCCGAAGACTACCAGATGGACCCCCGCCTGGTTGAGGTGGTGCTCAGGGAGAGCGACCGGGTCGTCGGGGGCATCCCGGGGTTCCTGCTCTGCATGAAGAACGGGACGCTCCTCCCAAACGCTGGAATCGACGCATCCAATGCCCCGTCCGGCTCCGTCGTCCTGCTGCCGGTGGATCCGGATGCGACCGCTGCGCGGATACGTGCCGGGATCGCAGAGCGAACCGGGGCAGACGTCGGTGTCATCATCGCCGATTCAAGGACACATGCGATGCGCCTTGGGTGCTGCGGGGTCGCTATCGGGTGCTCGGGCATCCCCTCGGTCCTTGACGAGCGCGGAAAGCAGGATCTCTTCGGCCGCGAACTCGAGGTCACCAAACGGGCGGTGGCTGACTGCATCGCATCAGCGGCCGAACTGGTGATGGGGGAAGCAAACGAGTGCGTCCCCGCAGTCGTTGTGCGGGGGACCGGGCTTCCCGTCGGCGACTACGCAGGGGTCGCCACCATCGATGCTTCAGAGTGTCTCTTTATGGGCGTCGCGCTGCACGCCGACCCGTCCCTTCTCGTCGATGGCAAGGGTAAACCCTGA